CTATTTTAAGTGTGTTTCGAGTCAGCAGGTTTTCAGCTCTATTACTTACTACAGGTAAACAGGTTGAAATGAGTGTAGTCATCGATTGTATGCTTATAACAGAAAAAGCTGGAGAATTCCTTAAACCCAACAGCAGAGGAGTAACAACAACTACTAGTGTACAGTATAATGGGACAAAAAATAAGATGGCAAGCACATCTGAGTGAATTAAAAGGAGTCCAGATAACTCTGAAATACGCAggtcattaaaatgaaaacataaaacattcagttatgaatgCGCACAACACAGAAACAATGGCAAAATGGATGTCAGGTTCAGGAAGTTAGTAACTATTGAATTAATACATCTCAGGTTAAGAATACTGCATTTAGACAAAGTCAGTCCAGTCTCTAATGAACAAATGGATGAAATGCTGTTATTTGGCTAGATGACAGTGTGGGGTACGATATTAGTCCAGGCTTTCTTACGCTGCCACAGGCGGATTTTAGCAATGATGCGAGGTCCTGTCTTCTCAGGCACACGATCtgtttcctcctcctcctcacacaCTGTCTGCTTGATCAGTGTCCTCCACTTGCTATTTTTTCCCCGATCcatggacaaaaacacattgGAGGAGTCATGGTGCGCACTCAGATGTAAGCCTTTGCCATGGAGGGTCAGGTGGCCCTTCTTCGAGCAGCTCCAGGCCTGGCCTTCGTTTTCTGCAGGTCTGCAGGTCAACAGCCCAACATTCTCATGCTCTTTGATCTGGATGGCAGTCAAGCATTTGCCTGTCTGCGGGTTTCTGAGGGTTTGGCTCTCCGAGCTCCAGCGCCACTCCTGAAGGGCCAAGCCTGGTTGGCAGTCCTCCAGACTCACACTGCTGTGGGCTTGGCCCTCCTGTACCTGCACACACTTTTCCAACTGTTCGTTTCTCATGCTCAACCCTGCCACTTCTATGGACGGAAAAGAGGAGAACTTTGAACTAATTAGGACATCTTTTTCAAATATGACTGAAATGCTACCCCTTACCCTGGTTATCTAATAGAAAATACACCACTATTGCCAGTTTATTGTACCTACACGTAATAGCCATTTTGTCAGCTATGCTTATACATGCTTTTTCTAAGATACTCATGCTGCTACCATGTTGGTGTCagtcactgctgcactgagaatggtccaccaaaTAGTATCTGGTCTGTGGTGGTCCTACAGAGGTTTCCTTTCCATTAATGAATGAGGAAAGGGATGGCTGGTTATTGTTCAGTGGATAGGTGTAGTTGTGGGTG
This sequence is a window from Pygocentrus nattereri isolate fPygNat1 chromosome 20, fPygNat1.pri, whole genome shotgun sequence. Protein-coding genes within it:
- the LOC108426221 gene encoding uncharacterized protein LOC108426221 isoform X2, with protein sequence MEGGGEWKKVCTLTLTALFIREVAGLSMRNEQLEKCVQVQEGQAHSSVSLEDCQPGLALQEWRWSSESQTLRNPQTGKCLTAIQIKEHENVGLLTCRPAENEGQAWSCSKKGHLTLHGKGLHLSAHHDSSNVFLSMDRGKNSKWRTLIKQTVCEEEEETDRVPEKTGPRIIAKIRLWQRIEWKVTMLVLSSLALLLGLVILILNIYQNRTRKTVVVLKSYSSNEAVSQPGSPVPSERAPLTKHPMRPPRSPSIQRGEILVEWKDGSVTPLFDTYLTSQTNNFQLHRNKNVV